The following coding sequences are from one Anolis sagrei isolate rAnoSag1 chromosome 6, rAnoSag1.mat, whole genome shotgun sequence window:
- the RPL13A gene encoding large ribosomal subunit protein uL13 — MTEPKVLVIDGRGHLLGRLAAIVAKQVLLGRKVVVVRCEGINISGNFYRNKLKYLAFLRKRMNTNPSRGPYHFRAPSRIFWRTVRGMLPHKTKRGQAALERLKVFDGIPPPYDKRKRMVVPAALKVVRLKPTRKFAYLGRLAHEVGWKYQAITATLEEKRKQKSKLHYAKKKQLMKLRKQAEKNVEPKIAKYTDILKQYGILV; from the exons ATGACGGAGCCGAAG gtATTGGTGATTGATGGCCGTGGCCACTTGCTTGGTCGCTTGGCGGCCATTGTGGCTAAACAAGTCCTATTAG gGCGCAAGGTTGTGGTTGTCCGTTGTGAAGGTATTAACATATCTGGCAACTTTTACCGCAACAAAT TGAAATACCTTGCTTTTCTGCGCAAGCGTATGAACACCAACCCCTCTCGTGGCCCTTACCACTTCCGTGCCCCCAGCCGAATCTTCTGGAGAACGGTGCGAG GAATGCTCCCACACAAGACCAAACGTGGTCAGGCTGCCTTGGAGAGGCTGAAGGTTTTTGATGGCATTCCCCCTCCTTATGACAAG CGCAAGAGGATGGTGGTCCCAGCAGCTCTGAAAGTGGTCCGCCTCAAGCCCACACGCAAG TTTGCTTATTTGGGTCGCCTTGCCCACGAAGTTGGGTGGAAGTACCAGGCTATCACAGCCACCCTGGAGGAAAAGCGAAAACAGAAGTCCAAGCTCCATTATGCAAAGAAAAAGCAACTGATG aAACTCCGGAAACAAGCAGAGAAAAATGTGGAGCCCAAAATTGCAAAATACACAGACATTCTGAAACAGTATGGCATCCTGGTTTAA